The Struthio camelus isolate bStrCam1 chromosome 5, bStrCam1.hap1, whole genome shotgun sequence genome has a segment encoding these proteins:
- the BTBD6 gene encoding BTB/POZ domain-containing protein 6 isoform X1 has product MPLPHGCLNGRIMKCLTFFLLLPETLKKSKKSVKSNGKGPACYEIVPLSLKKKMAAELYPASANTNIANSNAAAAAATAANSKKNALQLQQSAQPPPPPQLQNLNNNNLESANWQSFHPTLRERNALMFNNELMADVHFIVGPPGASRKVPAHKYVLAVGSSVFYAMFYGDLAEVKSEIHIPDVEPAAFLILLKYMYSDEIDLEADTVLATLYAAKKYIVPALAKACVNFLETSLEAKNACVLLSQSRLFEEPELTQRCWEVIDAQAEMALKSEGFCEIDQQTLEIIVTREALNTKEVVVFEAVLNWAEAECKRQGLPVTPRNKRNVLGKALYLVRIPTMTLEEFANGAAQSDILTLEETHNIFLWYTAANKPKLEFPLTKRKGLVPQRCHRFQSSAYRSNQWRYRGRCDSIQFAVDKRIFIAGLGLYGSSCGKAEYSVKIELKRLGVVLAQNLTKFTSDGSSNTFSVWFEHPVQVEQDTFYNVSAILDGNELSYFGQEGMTEVQCGKVTFQFQCSSDSTNGTGVQGGQIPELIFYA; this is encoded by the exons ATGCCACTGCCCCATGGTTGCCTCAATGGCAGGATCATGAAGTGTTTgactttctttcttctgcttccagAGACCTTAAAGAAGTCCAAAAAGAGCGTGAAGTCAAACGGCAAAGGGCCAGCATGCTATGAGATAGTGCCCCTGTCCCTGAAGAAGAAGATGGCTGCAGAACTTTACCCTGCCAGCGCCAACACCAATATCGCAAACAGTaacgctgccgccgctgccgccaccgctgCCAACAGCAAGAAGAACgccctgcagctccagcagagcgcccagccgcccccgccgccccagctCCAAAACCTCAACAACAACAACTTGGAGAGCGCCAACTGGCAGTCCTTCCACCCCACGCTGCGCGAGAG GAACGCGCTGATGTTCAATAACGAGCTCATGGCTGATGTTCACTTCATCGTGGGCCCACCAGGGGCATCCAGGAAAGTTCCTGCCCATAAG TATGTTTTGGCAGTTGGTAGCTCTGTCTTCTACGCTATGTTTTATGGTGATCTTGCAGAGGTCAAATCTGAAATCCATATACCAGATGTGGAACCTGCAGCCTTTCTAATCCTATTAAA ATACATGTATAGCGATGAGATTGACCTGGAAGCTGACACAGTTCTGGCTACGCTGTATGCTGCCAAGAAGTACATTGTGCCGGCCCTAGCGAAGGCTTGCGTCAATTTTCTGGAGACAAGTTTAGAGGCGAAGAACGCTTGCGTCCTGCTGTCTCAGAGCAGGCTCTTTGAGGAGCCAGAACTGACGCAGCGCTGCTGGGAAGTGATTGATGCTCAAGCAGAAATGGCACTGAAGTCAGAAGGCTTCTGCGAAATAGATCAGCAAACACTAGAGATCATTGTAACCCGGGAGGCGCTCAACACCAAGGAAGTGGTCGTTTTTGAGGCTGTTCTCAACTGGGCAGAGGCTGAATGCAAAAGGCAAGGGCTGCCGGTTACGCCGCGGAACAAGAGGAATGTATTGGGAAAAGCTCTGTACTTGGTGCGGATTCCAACTATGACTCTGGAAGAGTTTGCCAACGGAGCTGCCCAATCTGACATCCTTACCCTTGAGGAAACTCACAATATATTCCTATGGTACACGGCTGCAAATAAACCCAAACTAGAGTTTCCACTGACAAAAAGGAAAGGACTCGTGCCTCAACGATGCCACCGCTTTCAGTCGTCTGCGTATCGCAGTAACCAGTGGAGGTACAGAGGGCGGTGTGACAGTATTCAGTTTGCCGTAGACAAACGGATATTTATAGCAGGACTGGGTTTGTATGGGTCCAGCTGTGGCAAAGCTGAATACAGTGTCAAAATTGAACTAAAACGCTTAGGAGTGGTCCTCGCTCAAAACCTGACAAAGTTTACCTCTGACGGATCCAGTAATACTTTCTCTGTATGGTTTGAACACCCTGTGCAGGTCGAGCAAGATACGTTTTACAATGTAAGTGCTATTCTTGATGGCAACGAACTCAGTTACTTTGGGCAAGAGGGAATGACTGAAGTGCAGTGTGGCAAAGTGACATTCCAGTTCCAGTGCTCCTCGGACAGTACTAACGGGACTGGAGTACAAGGAGGACAAATACCTGAGCTCATTTTCTATGCATGA
- the BTBD6 gene encoding BTB/POZ domain-containing protein 6 isoform X2 gives MAAELYPASANTNIANSNAAAAAATAANSKKNALQLQQSAQPPPPPQLQNLNNNNLESANWQSFHPTLRERNALMFNNELMADVHFIVGPPGASRKVPAHKYVLAVGSSVFYAMFYGDLAEVKSEIHIPDVEPAAFLILLKYMYSDEIDLEADTVLATLYAAKKYIVPALAKACVNFLETSLEAKNACVLLSQSRLFEEPELTQRCWEVIDAQAEMALKSEGFCEIDQQTLEIIVTREALNTKEVVVFEAVLNWAEAECKRQGLPVTPRNKRNVLGKALYLVRIPTMTLEEFANGAAQSDILTLEETHNIFLWYTAANKPKLEFPLTKRKGLVPQRCHRFQSSAYRSNQWRYRGRCDSIQFAVDKRIFIAGLGLYGSSCGKAEYSVKIELKRLGVVLAQNLTKFTSDGSSNTFSVWFEHPVQVEQDTFYNVSAILDGNELSYFGQEGMTEVQCGKVTFQFQCSSDSTNGTGVQGGQIPELIFYA, from the exons ATGGCTGCAGAACTTTACCCTGCCAGCGCCAACACCAATATCGCAAACAGTaacgctgccgccgctgccgccaccgctgCCAACAGCAAGAAGAACgccctgcagctccagcagagcgcccagccgcccccgccgccccagctCCAAAACCTCAACAACAACAACTTGGAGAGCGCCAACTGGCAGTCCTTCCACCCCACGCTGCGCGAGAG GAACGCGCTGATGTTCAATAACGAGCTCATGGCTGATGTTCACTTCATCGTGGGCCCACCAGGGGCATCCAGGAAAGTTCCTGCCCATAAG TATGTTTTGGCAGTTGGTAGCTCTGTCTTCTACGCTATGTTTTATGGTGATCTTGCAGAGGTCAAATCTGAAATCCATATACCAGATGTGGAACCTGCAGCCTTTCTAATCCTATTAAA ATACATGTATAGCGATGAGATTGACCTGGAAGCTGACACAGTTCTGGCTACGCTGTATGCTGCCAAGAAGTACATTGTGCCGGCCCTAGCGAAGGCTTGCGTCAATTTTCTGGAGACAAGTTTAGAGGCGAAGAACGCTTGCGTCCTGCTGTCTCAGAGCAGGCTCTTTGAGGAGCCAGAACTGACGCAGCGCTGCTGGGAAGTGATTGATGCTCAAGCAGAAATGGCACTGAAGTCAGAAGGCTTCTGCGAAATAGATCAGCAAACACTAGAGATCATTGTAACCCGGGAGGCGCTCAACACCAAGGAAGTGGTCGTTTTTGAGGCTGTTCTCAACTGGGCAGAGGCTGAATGCAAAAGGCAAGGGCTGCCGGTTACGCCGCGGAACAAGAGGAATGTATTGGGAAAAGCTCTGTACTTGGTGCGGATTCCAACTATGACTCTGGAAGAGTTTGCCAACGGAGCTGCCCAATCTGACATCCTTACCCTTGAGGAAACTCACAATATATTCCTATGGTACACGGCTGCAAATAAACCCAAACTAGAGTTTCCACTGACAAAAAGGAAAGGACTCGTGCCTCAACGATGCCACCGCTTTCAGTCGTCTGCGTATCGCAGTAACCAGTGGAGGTACAGAGGGCGGTGTGACAGTATTCAGTTTGCCGTAGACAAACGGATATTTATAGCAGGACTGGGTTTGTATGGGTCCAGCTGTGGCAAAGCTGAATACAGTGTCAAAATTGAACTAAAACGCTTAGGAGTGGTCCTCGCTCAAAACCTGACAAAGTTTACCTCTGACGGATCCAGTAATACTTTCTCTGTATGGTTTGAACACCCTGTGCAGGTCGAGCAAGATACGTTTTACAATGTAAGTGCTATTCTTGATGGCAACGAACTCAGTTACTTTGGGCAAGAGGGAATGACTGAAGTGCAGTGTGGCAAAGTGACATTCCAGTTCCAGTGCTCCTCGGACAGTACTAACGGGACTGGAGTACAAGGAGGACAAATACCTGAGCTCATTTTCTATGCATGA